In Salmo trutta unplaced genomic scaffold, fSalTru1.1, whole genome shotgun sequence, the following proteins share a genomic window:
- the spag1a gene encoding sperm-associated antigen 1A isoform X1: MGNAQDKPSGTGGAKTDQATPGFRRRSRAGSTEKPKAGKGPPEKGSMPNGATQGDRNQSKDIPPDTSYLDAPAGALPSHLGRLKNEGNHLFKNGQFADAVEKYSAAIDGCCDAGIESGEDLCILYSNRAACYLKDGSNTECIQDCTRALELQPFSLKPLLRRATAYESMERYRQAYVDFKTVLQIDIGVQAAHDSVHRITKQLIEQDGPDWRQKLPEIPLVPLAAQQHHRQKDPSAELVQAREAKKAEARFASLKTEGNEHVRKSQFHDGLEKYSECLKIKPDECSCFTNRAICYLRLGCFEEARQDCDSALKLEPTNKKAFYRRALAFKGLQDYLSSSSDLQEVLQLDPNVHEAEQELETVTGLLRQSLMDGAQHTPRV; encoded by the exons ATGGGGAATGCACAGGATAAGCCCTCTGGGACTGGAGGGGCTAAAACGGACCAGGCCACCCCAGGATTCAGGAGGAGAAGCAGGGCCGGGAGCACGGAGAAGCCCAAGGCAGGGAAGGGTCCCCCAGAGAAGGGGTCGATGCCCAACGGAGCCACCCAGGGGGACAGGAACCAGAGTAAGGACATCCCACCAGACACCAGCTATCTGGACGCTCCCGCTGGAGCTCTGCCGTCCCACCTGGGCCGGCTCAAAAACGAGGGTAACCACCTCTTCAAAAACGGACAGTTTGCAGATGCTGTGGAGAAATACTCTGCGGCCATCGATGGCTGCTGTGACGCAG GTATAGAGAGTGGAGAGGACCTGTGTATTCTCTACTCTAACAGAGCTGCTTGCTACCTGAAGGATGGGAGCAACACAGAGTGTATCCAGGACTGCACCAG GGCATTGGAGCTGCAGCCCTTTTCCCTGAAGCCCCTCCTCCGCAGGGCCACGGCCTATGAGTCAATGGAACGTTACCGACAGGCCTACGTGGATTTTAAGACTGTTCTGCAGATAGACATTGGGGTGCAGGCGGCACACGACAGTGTCCACAG GATCACCAAGCAGCTTATTGAGCAGGACGGCCCTGACTGGAGACAGAAGCTTCCAGAGATCCCTCTAGTCCCACTGGCAGCTCAGCAGCACCACAGGCAGAAAGACCCCAGCGCTGAGCTGGTCCAGGCTAGAGAAG CCAAAAAAGCAGAGGCTCGCTTTGCCTCTCTCAAGACAGAAGGAAATGAGCATGTGAGGAAAAGCCAGTTCCATGACGGTCTAGAGAAGTACAGCGAATGCCTTAAGATCAAACCTGACGAGTGTTCCTGCTTTACCAACAG AGCCATTTGTTATCTGAGACTGGGTTGTTTTGAAgaggccagacaggactgtgactCCGCCCTCAAGCTGGAACCAACCAATAAGAAGGCCTTCTATAGACGAGCGCTGGCGTTTAAAGGCTTACAG gACTACCTGTCTTCCAGCAGTGACCTCCAGGAGGTGTTACAGCTGGACCCTAACGTCCACGAGGCTGAACAGGAGCTGGAGACTGTGACAGGGCTGCTCAGACAGAGCCTCATGGACGGAGCCCAACACACACCCAGG GTTTGA
- the LOC115190938 gene encoding DNA-directed RNA polymerases I, II, and III subunit RPABC4, whose product MDAQKDVQPPKQQPMIYICGECHTENEIKARDPIRCRECGYRIMYKKRTKRLVVFDAR is encoded by the exons ATGGATGCTCAAAAAGACGTGCAACCCCCAAAGCAACAGCCTATGATCTACATATGTGGGG AATGCCACACTGAAAATGAAATTAAGGCTCGTGATCCAATCCGATGCAGAGAGTGTGGATACAGAATCATGTACAAGAAGAGAACAAAGAGAT TGGTTGTGTTTGACGCGCGGTGA